A window of the Bradyrhizobium ottawaense genome harbors these coding sequences:
- a CDS encoding ABC transporter substrate-binding protein, whose amino-acid sequence MRPTPAVPLLCRDVIDRRALLRLAAQAGVAALGAGPGFAQQQQPFKIGWIRPTTGRLASSFAPLYFGGLIAIDEINAAGGILGRQIARIEEDDEGSPAKEPGIVRKLREQEIGCFVGPTGSSQSLASIAATTSAKIVQSAYAAAAEAGDGRKYPYHYQIMFNTDQQADVCVDYMVRVLGLKKIGVLQENTAFGEQAAAATKSVLQRKFGLTPVSEQVYPIAAPDLSAYVANLQKAGADGVIGWIANVPNAAMIFNAMKTLKWFPPVAGHSGLMLPALFDLVPAEAVKNVFATYYRNFTWSDTEQPGAPQVEFAKKLSQYPEARGFEVNVAAAPYYDFLYCLKAAIESEKSFEPEAIKRGLDNLRNHKGLLGNISFTPETHSGIGVKDVVLVSVASGQDPRAMGCLRARARDQ is encoded by the coding sequence ATGCGCCCGACGCCAGCAGTCCCGCTGCTTTGCCGTGATGTCATCGACCGGCGCGCGCTATTGCGCCTCGCCGCGCAAGCCGGTGTCGCCGCGCTCGGCGCCGGCCCCGGATTCGCGCAGCAACAACAACCGTTCAAGATCGGCTGGATCAGGCCGACCACCGGTCGCCTTGCCTCCTCGTTCGCCCCGCTGTATTTCGGCGGCCTGATCGCGATCGACGAGATCAATGCGGCGGGCGGCATTCTCGGACGTCAGATCGCGCGCATCGAGGAGGATGATGAGGGTTCGCCGGCCAAGGAGCCCGGCATCGTCAGAAAACTGCGCGAGCAGGAGATCGGTTGCTTCGTCGGGCCGACCGGCAGCTCGCAATCGCTGGCGTCGATCGCGGCGACGACGTCCGCCAAAATCGTCCAGTCGGCCTATGCGGCGGCGGCGGAAGCGGGCGACGGCCGGAAATATCCGTATCACTATCAGATCATGTTCAACACCGACCAGCAGGCCGACGTCTGCGTCGACTACATGGTGCGGGTGCTGGGCTTGAAGAAGATCGGCGTCCTGCAGGAAAATACCGCGTTCGGAGAACAGGCGGCGGCGGCCACCAAGTCGGTGCTGCAGAGGAAATTCGGGCTCACGCCGGTCAGCGAACAGGTCTATCCGATCGCCGCTCCTGATCTTTCGGCCTATGTCGCCAATCTGCAGAAGGCCGGTGCCGACGGCGTCATCGGCTGGATCGCCAATGTCCCCAATGCGGCGATGATTTTCAATGCCATGAAGACGCTGAAATGGTTCCCGCCGGTGGCCGGTCATAGCGGGCTGATGCTGCCCGCCTTGTTCGATCTGGTGCCGGCCGAAGCCGTGAAGAACGTCTTTGCGACCTATTACCGCAATTTCACCTGGAGCGATACCGAACAGCCCGGCGCACCTCAGGTCGAATTCGCCAAGAAGTTGTCGCAATATCCGGAAGCCAGGGGCTTTGAAGTCAACGTCGCCGCCGCTCCCTACTACGACTTTCTCTATTGCCTCAAGGCGGCGATCGAGTCGGAAAAGAGTTTTGAGCCCGAGGCGATCAAGCGCGGGCTCGACAATCTCAGGAACCACAAGGGTCTGCTCGGTAACATTTCCTTCACGCCCGAAACCCATTCGGGCATCGGCGTGAAGGACGTCGTCCTGGTGTCGGTGGCGTCGGGGCAGGATCCGCGCGCAATGGGATGCCTGCGCGCCCGTGCACGCGATCAGTGA
- a CDS encoding branched-chain amino acid ABC transporter permease: MDLDVVSHGIVAGSLYALVAVSFNILYRPTNVFNFAQGELVMLGAMIFASITSLAGMPWFVAFAATLVAVGLIGIVEERVAVAPILARSQTGTGWVITTLAMSLIISNLVGRVWGPDPILVKPPAPLSMEALDLGPTHVSSYEIALVLVTIVLVAIVERAYRTLRGKAVMAVAEDREAALLRGIDPNRLSRWSFFLGAAFAAMTGILAAPILYASTALGPDLLLKGFAAAAVGSIGNNRGALIAGYIIGVTEAVGASLLSPGYQEAVIFVVVLTVLLLRPEGLFGRPNARTV, from the coding sequence ATGGACCTCGATGTAGTGTCGCATGGAATAGTCGCCGGCAGTCTCTATGCGCTGGTCGCCGTCAGCTTCAATATTCTTTACAGGCCGACCAACGTCTTCAATTTCGCGCAAGGCGAACTGGTGATGCTCGGCGCGATGATCTTTGCCAGCATCACGTCGCTGGCCGGAATGCCATGGTTCGTCGCCTTCGCGGCAACGCTGGTCGCGGTCGGCCTGATCGGGATCGTCGAGGAACGGGTCGCCGTCGCGCCGATCCTGGCAAGATCGCAGACCGGAACGGGGTGGGTCATTACCACGCTGGCCATGTCGCTGATCATTTCCAATCTGGTCGGGCGGGTCTGGGGACCGGATCCGATCCTGGTCAAGCCGCCGGCCCCCCTGAGCATGGAAGCGCTCGACCTAGGACCGACCCATGTCAGTTCCTACGAGATCGCCCTCGTGCTCGTGACTATCGTCCTGGTCGCGATTGTCGAACGCGCGTACCGAACGCTGAGAGGCAAGGCGGTGATGGCGGTGGCGGAGGACCGCGAGGCCGCACTGCTGCGCGGCATCGATCCCAATCGCCTCAGCCGCTGGTCGTTCTTTCTTGGCGCCGCCTTCGCCGCCATGACCGGCATTCTCGCAGCACCCATCCTCTACGCTTCGACCGCGCTCGGACCCGATCTGCTGTTGAAAGGGTTTGCCGCCGCGGCCGTCGGCTCGATCGGCAACAACCGCGGCGCCCTGATCGCAGGATACATCATCGGAGTTACGGAAGCGGTCGGCGCGTCACTGTTGTCGCCGGGATATCAGGAGGCGGTGATCTTTGTCGTCGTCCTGACCGTCCTGCTGCTGCGACCTGAGGGCCTGTTCGGCCGTCCGAATGCGCGGACGGTCTGA
- a CDS encoding biotin/lipoyl-binding carrier protein — protein MSKLEARSEVSGFVWKIETAPGQRVAKGDTLVLIESMKMEIPIIAEADGVVVAIKVEEGGAVNEGSTVAILEV, from the coding sequence ATGTCGAAACTCGAGGCCCGCTCTGAAGTCAGCGGATTTGTGTGGAAGATCGAAACTGCGCCGGGCCAGCGGGTCGCCAAAGGCGACACACTTGTCTTGATTGAGTCCATGAAGATGGAAATTCCGATCATCGCGGAAGCTGACGGCGTCGTCGTAGCTATCAAAGTGGAGGAGGGCGGAGCGGTCAACGAGGGCAGCACGGTTGCCATTCTGGAAGTTTGA
- a CDS encoding AMP-binding protein, protein MSGDNKALSPADRFVLRNLVDRHARERGESVFALFSTGDQWSYARLRGNVRKVAASLQALGVKQDDFVLSWLPNGPHAIAVWFALNYIGAVYVPVNTSYRGRLLAHVIQNSGARLMVADARLADRLAEVETSGLDTLVTISGDPPPALKGIRCLNEDALSAAAGEPSDPPRAIMPWDTHAIIYTSGTTGPSKGVLSSYRHLAATTEALDTVTSEDRALVNLPIFHVGGTSGVYRMLVRGGSIALVEAFDTDTFWDTVRKTGTTTMTLLGAMIPFLMKAKPTPRDRDHGLRQAIMVPLAEDAAEFTARFGVDIYTVFNMTEISCPILSERNPGIAKTCGRVRAGFEARVVDDHDIEVPHGTVGELMVRADEPWTMNHGYNANPEATARAWRNGWFHTGDAFRRDEAGNFFFVDRMKDAIRRRGENISSFEVEVEIGAHPKVRETAVVGVPSEFGEDEVMAIVAAMPGAEIDPVDIISFLTPRLPHFMVPRYIRFMSELPKTPTQKIEKHVLRSEGITQDTWDRERAGIRLKREKLVAGDLRVGQ, encoded by the coding sequence ATGAGTGGTGACAATAAAGCCCTGTCCCCGGCGGACAGGTTTGTGCTGCGCAATCTGGTCGATCGCCATGCGCGCGAACGCGGCGAGAGCGTCTTTGCGCTGTTTTCCACCGGCGACCAATGGAGTTACGCGCGCCTGCGCGGCAACGTGCGCAAGGTCGCGGCCAGCCTGCAGGCGCTCGGGGTGAAGCAGGACGATTTCGTGCTGTCGTGGCTGCCGAACGGTCCGCATGCGATCGCGGTCTGGTTCGCGCTGAACTACATCGGCGCGGTGTATGTCCCCGTCAACACCTCGTATCGCGGGCGGCTGCTGGCGCATGTGATCCAGAATTCCGGCGCACGGCTGATGGTGGCCGATGCGCGGCTGGCCGACCGGCTGGCGGAGGTCGAGACCAGCGGCCTCGATACGCTGGTGACGATTTCCGGCGATCCGCCGCCGGCGCTGAAGGGAATTCGTTGTCTCAATGAGGATGCACTGTCGGCCGCGGCCGGCGAACCCAGCGATCCGCCGCGCGCGATCATGCCCTGGGATACGCATGCGATTATCTACACGTCGGGCACGACTGGGCCGTCGAAGGGCGTATTGTCGTCGTACCGGCATCTCGCCGCGACGACAGAGGCGCTCGATACGGTTACGTCCGAGGATCGCGCGCTGGTCAACCTGCCGATCTTCCACGTCGGCGGCACCAGCGGCGTCTATCGCATGCTGGTGCGGGGTGGATCGATCGCGCTGGTCGAAGCCTTCGACACCGACACCTTCTGGGACACGGTGCGCAAGACCGGCACCACCACCATGACGCTGCTCGGCGCGATGATCCCGTTCCTCATGAAAGCGAAGCCCACGCCGCGCGATCGCGATCATGGCTTGCGGCAGGCCATCATGGTGCCGCTAGCCGAGGATGCGGCGGAATTCACCGCGCGGTTCGGCGTCGACATCTACACCGTCTTCAACATGACGGAGATTTCTTGCCCGATCCTGTCGGAAAGAAACCCCGGCATCGCCAAGACCTGCGGCCGCGTCCGCGCCGGTTTCGAGGCCCGCGTGGTCGATGATCACGACATCGAGGTACCGCACGGCACCGTCGGCGAATTGATGGTACGGGCCGATGAGCCCTGGACGATGAATCACGGCTACAACGCCAATCCCGAGGCGACCGCGCGCGCCTGGCGCAACGGCTGGTTCCATACCGGCGATGCGTTCCGGCGCGACGAGGCGGGCAATTTCTTCTTCGTCGACCGCATGAAAGATGCCATTCGCCGCCGCGGCGAGAATATTTCGTCGTTCGAGGTCGAGGTCGAAATCGGCGCCCATCCGAAGGTGCGCGAAACCGCCGTCGTCGGCGTTCCCAGCGAATTTGGCGAGGACGAAGTGATGGCGATCGTCGCCGCGATGCCCGGCGCCGAGATCGATCCGGTGGACATCATCTCGTTCCTGACGCCGCGGCTGCCGCATTTCATGGTGCCGCGCTACATCCGCTTCATGTCGGAGCTGCCGAAGACGCCGACGCAGAAGATCGAAAAGCATGTGCTGCGGTCGGAAGGTATTACGCAAGACACCTGGGACCGCGAGCGGGCCGGCATCCGCCTCAAACGCGAGAAACTCGTGGCGGGCGATCTGAGGGTGGGGCAATGA
- a CDS encoding TetR/AcrR family transcriptional regulator, giving the protein MLRAAMTIIAQKGAAGATLAEIGVAAGFSRGLPAERFGTKLALLQTLMDFMEGWFAERLRKAMGDRVGLDAVRARIDAHIDSACASPVATAALYSLFVESLCAIPELQPRTRALSAGFHDGFSGHLAQAKRRGELRAGVDGAKMANILVGMLRGLIIQSLLEGDATRLAANRAQIHAFIDMGLRKHGEGATVRAVAPRRKTA; this is encoded by the coding sequence ATGCTGCGGGCGGCGATGACGATCATCGCGCAGAAGGGCGCGGCGGGTGCCACGCTGGCCGAAATCGGCGTCGCCGCCGGTTTCAGTCGTGGGCTGCCGGCCGAACGCTTCGGCACCAAGCTCGCGCTGTTGCAGACGCTGATGGATTTCATGGAGGGCTGGTTTGCCGAACGCCTGCGCAAGGCAATGGGAGACAGAGTGGGTCTCGATGCGGTGCGGGCTCGCATCGACGCGCACATCGACAGCGCCTGCGCGAGCCCGGTCGCCACCGCGGCACTCTATTCCCTGTTCGTCGAGTCGCTGTGCGCGATACCGGAGTTGCAGCCGCGCACCCGCGCGCTGAGCGCTGGCTTTCACGACGGGTTTTCCGGCCATCTCGCACAAGCCAAGCGTCGCGGCGAACTGCGTGCCGGCGTCGACGGTGCCAAGATGGCGAATATCCTGGTGGGCATGCTGCGCGGCCTGATCATCCAGTCGCTGCTTGAAGGCGATGCGACGCGGCTCGCGGCGAACCGTGCGCAGATTCACGCGTTCATCGACATGGGTTTGCGCAAGCACGGGGAAGGCGCGACAGTTCGCGCCGTTGCTCCGCGGCGAAAGACGGCCTGA
- a CDS encoding ABC transporter ATP-binding protein, giving the protein MTTPGAQPLLSARNIYAGYGHVRVLENVSVAAAAGHIVALVGRNGAGKSTLLRTLSGLNRPTAGEIVFDGRSIAGARTHAIVEAGLLHVAEGRRLFRRQSVADNIELGRYGLRLSVEQRRQRLDRIHELFPVLREKQDLIAGGLSGGQQQMLAIAQAMMREPKLLMLDEPSLGLAPVLVDQVLDAILSLRAQGVAILLVEQMVERALEIADYAYVLQNGRVIASGPAHEIASGDALHKAFMGEHGAPVGAEPGVRGS; this is encoded by the coding sequence ATGACCACTCCAGGCGCTCAACCCCTGCTTTCGGCGCGCAACATCTACGCCGGCTATGGCCACGTCCGCGTGCTTGAAAACGTCTCGGTCGCTGCCGCTGCAGGCCACATTGTCGCGCTGGTCGGCCGCAACGGCGCCGGCAAGTCGACGCTGCTCCGCACGCTTTCCGGCCTCAACCGGCCGACCGCCGGCGAGATCGTGTTCGATGGCCGCAGCATTGCCGGCGCACGGACGCACGCCATTGTCGAAGCCGGCCTGCTGCACGTCGCGGAAGGTCGCCGGTTGTTTCGCCGGCAGAGCGTGGCCGACAACATCGAGCTTGGCCGCTACGGCCTGCGATTGAGCGTTGAGCAGCGCCGGCAACGCCTTGATCGCATCCACGAACTCTTTCCGGTGCTGCGCGAGAAGCAGGACCTGATCGCCGGCGGCCTGTCAGGTGGACAGCAGCAGATGCTGGCGATCGCGCAAGCGATGATGCGCGAGCCGAAATTGCTGATGCTGGACGAACCTTCGCTCGGCCTCGCACCCGTGCTCGTCGACCAGGTGCTGGACGCGATTCTCTCGCTGCGCGCTCAAGGCGTCGCCATTCTGCTGGTCGAGCAGATGGTCGAGCGCGCGCTCGAAATCGCCGACTACGCTTACGTCTTGCAGAACGGTCGCGTGATCGCGAGCGGACCGGCGCACGAGATCGCCAGCGGCGATGCGCTGCACAAGGCCTTTATGGGTGAGCATGGAGCGCCGGTCGGGGCCGAACCTGGAGTGAGAGGATCATGA
- a CDS encoding acyl-CoA carboxylase subunit beta, protein MKDETKLRADLGLVLEAQAQRLDTARPDAVARQKKRGRWTARQALEAIVDEDSFVEFGGLVRPATKGMAGAADGLVMGFAKVGGRAADLVLYDYSVYAGTQSAMNHAKISRMFLHAEKHKLPVICWLDGGGARPHDMHVPARPSTETFVVFARLSGLVPTVGISPGRAFAGHANLAGLCDVLIATEDSAMGMAGPPLVEAALGKKYTPEEIGPSSVHWASGVIDVLVKDEAEAIAAAKKYLGYFEMQQAPGEAPDQMLLRDIVPENPRRAYNVRTVVQTLCDRDSVMEVKAGYGKAAVTAFGRIAGRTVGVIANQPMYLAGAMDTPACLKMARFIQICDAFDIPLVVLCDTPGLMVGPEVEKTGLMRHSARVLSALANATIPVLTVVLRKAYGLGYYIMGSRPLEPAVLLAWPTAEFGGMGLEGAVNIIHAKELDATATPAERAELHAGLTAELKRSNTAVESAAKFLYDDVIDPADTREILIRTLDTLPNPAPRAARKRVIEPF, encoded by the coding sequence ATGAAGGACGAGACCAAGCTGCGCGCCGATCTGGGCCTCGTGCTGGAGGCCCAGGCCCAGCGCCTCGACACGGCGCGGCCGGACGCGGTGGCGCGGCAAAAGAAGCGCGGCCGGTGGACGGCGCGGCAGGCGCTCGAGGCGATCGTCGACGAAGACAGCTTTGTCGAATTTGGCGGGCTGGTGCGTCCGGCGACCAAGGGCATGGCGGGCGCCGCCGATGGCCTGGTGATGGGCTTTGCCAAGGTCGGCGGCCGTGCCGCGGATCTTGTACTGTATGATTACTCCGTCTACGCCGGTACCCAGAGTGCGATGAACCATGCCAAGATATCGCGCATGTTCCTGCACGCCGAGAAGCACAAGCTGCCGGTAATCTGCTGGCTCGACGGCGGTGGCGCACGTCCGCACGATATGCACGTTCCGGCGCGACCCTCGACCGAAACGTTTGTGGTGTTCGCGCGGCTGTCGGGCCTGGTGCCGACCGTCGGCATCTCGCCGGGCCGCGCCTTTGCCGGTCACGCCAATCTCGCAGGCCTGTGTGATGTGCTGATCGCGACCGAGGATTCGGCGATGGGCATGGCCGGGCCGCCGCTGGTCGAGGCGGCACTCGGCAAGAAATACACGCCGGAGGAAATCGGCCCGTCATCGGTGCACTGGGCCTCCGGCGTCATTGACGTGCTGGTCAAGGATGAGGCCGAGGCGATCGCCGCGGCAAAAAAATATCTCGGCTATTTCGAGATGCAGCAGGCTCCGGGAGAAGCGCCGGACCAGATGCTGCTGCGCGACATAGTGCCGGAAAATCCACGTCGCGCCTACAATGTGCGCACCGTGGTCCAGACGCTGTGCGACCGCGACAGCGTGATGGAGGTCAAGGCCGGCTATGGCAAGGCGGCGGTCACGGCGTTCGGTCGCATCGCCGGCCGCACCGTGGGCGTGATCGCCAACCAGCCAATGTATCTCGCCGGCGCGATGGACACGCCGGCATGCCTGAAGATGGCCCGTTTCATCCAGATTTGCGACGCCTTCGACATTCCCCTGGTCGTGCTTTGCGATACACCGGGCCTAATGGTCGGGCCGGAGGTCGAGAAGACCGGCCTGATGCGTCACAGCGCGCGCGTGCTCTCTGCGCTCGCCAATGCCACCATCCCCGTGCTGACGGTGGTGCTGCGCAAGGCCTACGGTCTTGGCTATTACATCATGGGCTCGCGGCCGCTCGAGCCGGCGGTTCTGCTCGCCTGGCCGACCGCCGAGTTTGGCGGCATGGGTCTTGAGGGGGCGGTCAACATCATCCATGCCAAGGAACTCGACGCCACGGCCACTCCGGCGGAGCGTGCCGAACTGCATGCGGGCCTGACCGCAGAACTCAAACGCTCAAATACGGCGGTGGAGAGCGCGGCAAAATTCCTCTACGACGATGTGATCGACCCCGCCGATACGCGCGAAATTCTTATCCGGACGCTCGATACCCTGCCGAACCCCGCACCACGCGCGGCGCGCAAGCGCGTGATTGAGCCGTTTTGA
- a CDS encoding acyl-CoA carboxylase subunit beta, translating into MKHHPDAGQRQILAAIESERALLMDAARPEAMKRLAERGRLSARARIARLVDPGSFDEIGALAASEPEAGKLPPRQTSPADGVVTGTARIDGRPVVILSQDFSVFGGSIGKLGSAKTQRMVKIAIRRGIPMVLMLDGGGHRIQGGQNSRHFAHANGMFHDLARASGWVPMVALMLGAGFAGPTNYAGLADFVVMVRGQSVMGLAGPALVKAGTGEDADQETLGGAEVQVDKQGLADLGVANEDEAFAAARQFLSYLPGNARKSLPFVPTDDPSDRGDDALLDILPDSTRRAYDMRRVIAGIADVDSLFELKPTFAGNIITTFARLGGRPVGFIANQPMRAGGILDANACEKGAHFIALCDAFGLPLVSMIDVPGFYIGSTAERTTLGRRSAKLIFEWGHASVPRVSVVIRKGFGLGYFAMNGGRAFDADACFAWPSAQICAMSIEGAIDVAFRKDYMAAPDPQARRQQMIEETRAQTASIHAAEGFGVDDVIDPRTTRRRIIEIFDQVPPRRENDHPPKFRSIAPI; encoded by the coding sequence ATGAAGCACCATCCCGACGCCGGACAGCGGCAAATCCTGGCCGCAATCGAATCCGAGCGCGCCCTGTTGATGGACGCGGCCCGCCCCGAAGCGATGAAGCGCCTCGCCGAGCGCGGCCGGCTTTCAGCGCGCGCCAGGATCGCACGCCTGGTCGATCCCGGCTCGTTCGACGAGATCGGCGCGCTCGCGGCGAGCGAGCCGGAAGCCGGCAAGCTGCCTCCCCGGCAGACTTCACCGGCCGATGGCGTCGTGACCGGCACGGCGCGCATCGACGGGCGCCCTGTCGTAATCCTCTCGCAGGATTTCAGCGTTTTCGGCGGCAGCATTGGCAAGCTCGGCAGTGCCAAGACCCAGCGCATGGTCAAGATTGCCATTCGACGCGGAATTCCCATGGTCCTGATGCTCGATGGCGGCGGCCACCGCATCCAGGGTGGACAAAATTCGCGCCATTTCGCTCATGCTAACGGCATGTTCCACGATCTGGCGCGGGCCTCGGGTTGGGTACCGATGGTGGCGCTGATGCTCGGTGCCGGTTTCGCCGGACCGACCAATTATGCCGGCCTCGCCGATTTCGTCGTCATGGTACGCGGCCAGTCGGTCATGGGCCTCGCGGGCCCGGCACTGGTCAAGGCAGGCACCGGCGAAGACGCCGACCAGGAAACCCTCGGTGGCGCGGAAGTGCAGGTCGACAAGCAGGGGCTGGCCGATCTCGGCGTCGCCAACGAGGACGAGGCGTTCGCCGCCGCTAGGCAATTCCTGTCCTATCTGCCGGGCAATGCGCGGAAGTCGCTCCCCTTCGTTCCGACCGATGATCCCTCCGATCGCGGCGACGATGCGCTGCTCGACATCCTGCCGGACTCGACGCGCCGCGCCTACGACATGCGCCGGGTGATCGCCGGCATCGCCGATGTCGACAGCCTGTTCGAACTCAAGCCCACCTTTGCCGGCAACATCATCACGACTTTTGCGCGGCTCGGCGGACGCCCCGTCGGGTTCATCGCCAACCAGCCAATGCGCGCGGGCGGAATCCTCGACGCCAACGCCTGCGAGAAGGGCGCTCACTTCATCGCGCTGTGCGATGCGTTCGGCCTGCCTCTCGTCTCGATGATCGACGTGCCCGGCTTCTATATCGGCTCAACCGCGGAGCGCACCACGCTTGGACGCCGAAGCGCCAAGCTGATCTTCGAATGGGGCCATGCCAGCGTACCGCGGGTATCGGTGGTGATCCGCAAGGGTTTCGGCCTCGGCTATTTCGCGATGAATGGCGGCCGCGCCTTCGACGCCGACGCCTGCTTCGCCTGGCCGTCGGCGCAGATCTGCGCCATGTCGATCGAGGGCGCGATCGATGTCGCTTTCCGCAAGGATTACATGGCAGCGCCCGATCCGCAGGCCCGCAGGCAACAAATGATCGAGGAGACGCGCGCGCAAACGGCCTCGATCCATGCCGCCGAAGGTTTTGGCGTCGATGACGTAATCGACCCGCGCACCACGCGCCGGCGCATTATCGAAATATTCGATCAGGTGCCGCCAAGGCGCGAAAACGACCATCCGCCAAAATTTCGGTCGATCGCACCGATCTAG
- a CDS encoding branched-chain amino acid ABC transporter ATP-binding protein/permease, with product MSLRTALPFALQVAVLAVALALPAFVGANSYALFVATQLGIYVIAAIGLNLLAGYAGQVSLGHAAFFAIGAYSVALLTVDHHWSFWAAAAVGMVLAAGLGVLAALPAFRLNTWYFAFITLAFALVFEKMIVEWRWLTKGFAGVVGVPAPSAFGFEFGPRPLYYTVVTVTIVVFILVRNIVHSRFGRAFVAVRDVEPAALAVGASPQRTKLVAFVISAALAGIAGAFFAVQKTVVTPDDFTADFSIFFLLTVVLGGLGTLWGPIIGALVFFLIPELLAGMQSWRMLIYGFMLLGLMLFAPHGLYGALRQTWRRFAPPAPRPLASAEAIQQIEHPPIAGLPLEISGLSKRFGGVLALDGVDFSAPAGSCCAIVGPNGSGKTTLLNLASGYYTSDAGSVRIGGVETLGSSAQKIAARGIGRTFQTPRLVADLTALDNVMLGAFTRERANLLSTALRLPHAREEVRRLRKEALGFLDFVGVADRADTDAGETPHGQQRLIEIARAMMGGARLILLDEPAAGLSMAELERLEQLITRIRELGATIVIVEHHLDLVANIATHVTVLDRGTVLAAGKPATVFNDAGVMRAYMGERALKTGVPA from the coding sequence ATGTCGTTGCGTACCGCTCTTCCCTTTGCTCTCCAGGTCGCCGTGCTTGCCGTCGCGCTGGCATTGCCCGCCTTCGTCGGCGCCAATTCCTACGCCCTGTTCGTCGCAACGCAGCTCGGCATTTACGTCATCGCTGCAATCGGCCTCAATCTTCTGGCCGGCTATGCCGGGCAGGTCTCGCTCGGCCACGCCGCTTTCTTCGCCATCGGCGCCTATTCGGTCGCGCTTCTTACCGTCGACCATCACTGGTCGTTCTGGGCAGCGGCTGCGGTCGGGATGGTGCTCGCTGCCGGGCTCGGCGTGCTGGCCGCGCTGCCGGCGTTTCGGCTCAATACCTGGTATTTCGCGTTCATCACGCTCGCTTTCGCGCTGGTGTTCGAGAAGATGATCGTCGAATGGCGCTGGCTGACCAAGGGTTTTGCCGGCGTCGTCGGCGTGCCGGCACCTTCGGCCTTCGGCTTCGAATTCGGCCCCAGGCCGCTTTACTACACCGTCGTGACGGTGACGATCGTCGTCTTCATTCTGGTGCGCAACATCGTCCATTCGCGCTTCGGCCGTGCCTTCGTCGCGGTGCGTGACGTGGAACCGGCGGCGTTGGCGGTCGGCGCCTCGCCGCAGCGCACGAAGCTCGTCGCGTTCGTGATATCGGCCGCGCTGGCGGGCATCGCCGGCGCTTTCTTCGCCGTGCAGAAGACGGTCGTCACACCGGATGACTTCACTGCCGACTTCTCGATCTTTTTCCTGCTCACCGTCGTGCTCGGCGGACTCGGCACCCTCTGGGGCCCGATCATCGGCGCGCTGGTTTTCTTTCTGATCCCCGAACTGCTGGCCGGCATGCAGAGCTGGCGCATGCTGATCTATGGCTTCATGCTGCTCGGCCTCATGCTTTTCGCGCCACACGGGCTCTATGGCGCGCTGCGGCAGACCTGGCGACGCTTCGCGCCACCGGCGCCGAGGCCGCTTGCATCGGCAGAGGCCATCCAACAGATCGAACACCCGCCTATTGCCGGTCTTCCACTCGAAATATCCGGCCTGTCCAAGCGATTTGGCGGCGTGCTGGCGCTCGACGGCGTGGATTTTTCTGCACCAGCCGGAAGCTGCTGTGCCATCGTCGGGCCCAACGGCTCGGGCAAGACGACGCTGCTCAATCTCGCCAGCGGCTACTACACGTCCGACGCCGGCAGCGTGAGGATCGGCGGCGTCGAAACCCTGGGCTCAAGCGCGCAGAAAATCGCCGCGCGCGGCATCGGCCGTACCTTTCAGACACCCCGCCTGGTGGCCGACCTGACCGCACTCGACAATGTCATGCTCGGCGCCTTCACGCGCGAACGCGCGAACCTGCTGTCGACCGCGCTGCGGCTACCTCACGCGCGCGAAGAAGTACGCCGTCTGCGCAAGGAAGCACTCGGCTTTCTTGATTTCGTCGGCGTGGCCGATCGCGCCGACACCGACGCTGGTGAAACACCTCACGGCCAGCAGCGCCTGATCGAGATCGCGCGGGCAATGATGGGCGGCGCGCGGCTTATCCTGCTCGACGAGCCCGCGGCAGGACTTTCGATGGCAGAGCTCGAACGTCTCGAACAGTTGATCACGCGAATTCGCGAACTCGGCGCCACCATCGTCATCGTCGAGCATCATCTCGACCTGGTCGCCAATATCGCAACCCACGTCACGGTTCTGGACCGCGGCACGGTGCTCGCCGCAGGCAAGCCTGCCACGGTGTTCAATGACGCAGGCGTCATGCGCGCCTATATGGGTGAGCGCGCACTGAAGACGGGGGTGCCAGCATGA